The following coding sequences are from one Chromatiales bacterium window:
- a CDS encoding peptidylprolyl isomerase: MKTTRLLVIGIFVLGAAGLAYQFYPRQTIDEASAPVDAASTGTPASNTDDPVLARVNGTPVHKSELIPYLQDLASNEQLLQWGQLESIPPEIFETALLNLTQDRLVRQLADEAQITRRPEVQALMDKSSNRIAKLAYLDQLTPGLVDEASIRQRYDELVASLQGKKEYRARHILLKDEQEAGTILQALENRPFGELAKLFSLDENTGLRGGDLGYFLLGTLDEEFESQLTRLEVGTVSRPFQTRFGWHVAILDDVRDARPMPFEQAAPIIRQQLERQATQAWLDQLVAKADIEPATADDLQGRAPDAQ; encoded by the coding sequence ATGAAAACCACACGCCTGCTCGTCATCGGCATCTTCGTCCTCGGTGCCGCCGGCCTCGCCTATCAGTTCTATCCGCGACAGACCATCGACGAGGCGTCTGCGCCCGTCGATGCGGCCAGCACCGGGACACCGGCCAGCAATACCGACGACCCCGTTCTGGCGCGCGTGAACGGCACCCCCGTGCACAAGTCGGAGCTCATTCCCTACCTGCAGGACCTGGCGAGCAACGAGCAACTGCTGCAGTGGGGCCAGCTCGAATCCATTCCGCCCGAGATCTTCGAGACCGCCCTTCTCAATCTGACGCAGGACCGGCTGGTGCGACAGCTCGCCGACGAGGCGCAGATCACCCGGCGCCCCGAGGTGCAGGCCCTCATGGACAAATCCAGCAACCGGATCGCCAAGCTCGCCTATCTCGACCAGCTGACGCCCGGCCTCGTAGACGAGGCCAGCATCCGGCAGCGCTACGACGAACTGGTCGCCTCCCTGCAGGGCAAGAAGGAATACCGCGCACGCCACATCCTGCTGAAGGACGAACAGGAGGCCGGCACCATCCTGCAGGCCCTGGAAAACCGCCCCTTCGGCGAACTGGCGAAGCTCTTCTCCCTGGATGAGAACACCGGCCTGCGTGGCGGCGACCTGGGCTATTTCCTCCTCGGCACGCTGGACGAGGAGTTCGAGTCACAGCTGACCCGTCTCGAGGTGGGCACCGTCTCGCGGCCATTCCAGACGCGCTTCGGCTGGCATGTCGCCATCCTGGATGACGTGCGCGATGCAAGACCGATGCCCTTCGAGCAGGCCGCCCCCATCATCCGCCAGCAGCTCGAACGCCAGGCGACACAGGCGTGGCTGGATCAGCTGGTGGCAAAGGCCGACATCGAGCCGGCCACTGCGGACGACCTCCAGGGCCGCGCCCCCGACGCGCAATAG
- a CDS encoding sulfurtransferase TusA family protein: protein MTDFASELDARGLNCPLPILRTKKAIAELNSGDVLKVVATDPGAVKDFEAFCKQTGNELVEHSEAGGEFTFFIKKG from the coding sequence ATGACTGACTTCGCTTCCGAACTCGACGCTCGCGGCCTGAACTGCCCGCTGCCGATCCTGCGCACCAAGAAGGCCATCGCCGAACTGAACTCCGGTGACGTGCTGAAGGTTGTCGCCACCGACCCGGGTGCCGTGAAGGACTTCGAAGCCTTCTGCAAGCAGACCGGTAACGAGCTGGTCGAACACAGCGAAGCCGGCGGCGAATTCACCTTCTTCATCAAGAAGGGCTGA
- the dapF gene encoding diaminopimelate epimerase: MKLHFTKMHGLGNDFVVIDAINQAVDLTPERVRFLANRRLGVGCDQVLVVEPSPVPEADFRYRIFNADGNEVEQCGNGARCFARFVRERGLTDRTEIPVLTGGGRILLKVQPDGQVTVDMGPPRLTPADIPFEAEAANTAYLLEVDGETVEIGAVSMGNPHAVLRVDNVQTAPVARLGPAIEAHPRFPNHVNVGFMQVVDRNHIRLRVYERGAGGTLACGTGACAAVVAGRIQGLLDELVAVDLPGGRLMISWPGDAAPVLMTGPAESVFEGTIDL; this comes from the coding sequence ATGAAACTCCATTTCACCAAGATGCACGGCCTGGGCAACGACTTCGTCGTGATCGACGCCATCAACCAGGCCGTCGACCTGACGCCGGAACGCGTGCGCTTTCTCGCCAACCGCCGCCTCGGCGTGGGCTGCGACCAGGTCCTGGTGGTGGAGCCCTCGCCGGTGCCCGAAGCCGACTTCCGCTACCGCATCTTCAATGCCGACGGCAACGAGGTGGAGCAGTGCGGCAACGGGGCGCGCTGCTTCGCGCGCTTCGTGCGCGAGCGCGGCCTGACGGACCGGACCGAGATCCCGGTGCTCACCGGCGGCGGGCGCATCCTGCTGAAGGTGCAGCCCGACGGCCAGGTGACGGTGGACATGGGCCCGCCGCGGCTGACGCCGGCCGACATCCCCTTCGAGGCCGAGGCGGCGAACACGGCCTATCTGCTGGAGGTGGACGGCGAGACCGTGGAGATCGGTGCCGTCTCCATGGGCAACCCCCATGCCGTGCTGCGCGTAGATAATGTGCAGACCGCACCGGTGGCGCGGCTCGGGCCGGCCATCGAGGCGCATCCGCGATTCCCGAATCACGTAAACGTCGGTTTCATGCAGGTGGTGGACCGCAACCACATCCGCCTGCGCGTCTACGAACGCGGCGCGGGCGGGACCCTGGCCTGCGGCACCGGCGCCTGCGCGGCGGTGGTGGCCGGGCGCATCCAGGGCCTGCTCGACGAGCTGGTGGCCGTGGACCTGCCGGGCGGACGTCTTATGATAAGCTGGCCCGGGGACGCCGCGCCGGTGCTCATGACCGGCCCGGCGGAAAGTGTATTCGAGGGGACCATCGACCTATGA
- a CDS encoding DUF484 family protein, with amino-acid sequence MTTQTERDSAAPALTDEAVDAYLRAHPDFFERHTELLALMRLPHHVGGGAVSLVERQVGLLRDKNRQLERKLMDLVQVARDNEHLSSRLHRLALALMEADGLDGVLATTQELLRSEFKADHVVVRLIGEPGAADSPHHVDPEDDGLAAFDELFDTRRPACGRLSQRQLGFLFGEHAGEVASAVAVPLFNAGRLGVLGLGSREDTRFHPGMGTLFLGYLGELIAGAVHANRGA; translated from the coding sequence ATGACCACCCAGACCGAGCGAGACAGCGCGGCACCCGCCCTGACCGACGAGGCCGTGGACGCCTATCTGCGGGCCCATCCGGACTTCTTCGAACGCCACACCGAACTGCTGGCGCTGATGCGCCTGCCCCACCACGTGGGCGGCGGCGCGGTGTCGCTGGTGGAGCGCCAGGTGGGCCTGCTGCGCGACAAGAACCGCCAGCTGGAACGCAAGCTCATGGACCTGGTGCAGGTGGCCCGCGACAACGAGCACCTGAGCAGCCGCCTGCACCGCCTGGCCCTGGCCCTGATGGAGGCCGACGGCCTGGACGGCGTGCTCGCCACCACCCAGGAACTGCTGCGCAGCGAGTTCAAGGCCGACCACGTGGTGGTGCGCCTGATCGGCGAGCCGGGCGCCGCCGACAGCCCGCACCACGTCGACCCCGAGGACGACGGCCTGGCCGCCTTCGACGAGCTGTTCGACACCCGGCGCCCGGCCTGCGGCCGCCTCAGCCAGCGCCAGCTCGGCTTCCTGTTCGGCGAGCATGCGGGCGAGGTGGCCTCGGCCGTGGCCGTGCCCCTGTTCAATGCCGGCCGCCTGGGCGTGCTGGGCCTGGGCAGCCGCGAGGACACCCGCTTCCACCCCGGCATGGGCACCCTGTTCCTGGGCTACCTGGGCGAACTGATCGCCGGGGCCGTACACGCCAACCGGGGCGCCTGA
- the xerC gene encoding tyrosine recombinase XerC, translating to MSAPDTAPLDAFLRHLREERRYSPHTLTGYAHDLNRLLGWCEREGVASWTALSGHDVRRFAAELHRQGLGGRSLKRQLSAIRRYYHYLMREGLAAANPALDIPAPKSPRRLPKALDVDEMSQLLRPAGTDPLALRDAAMLELMYSSGLRLAELVGLNLDDVDRDDALLRVTGKGSKQRDLPVGRQALRALADWLRARPGLATPEEPALFVSQRGRRLSPRAVQKRFRERGITAGLARGVHPHMLRHSFASHLLESSGDLRAVQELLGHADISTTQIYTHLDFQHLAKVYDAAHPRARKRRGSE from the coding sequence GTGAGCGCCCCCGATACCGCCCCCCTCGATGCCTTCCTGCGCCACCTGCGGGAAGAAAGACGCTACTCGCCACACACCCTCACGGGCTATGCCCATGACCTGAACCGCCTGCTCGGCTGGTGCGAACGCGAGGGCGTCGCGTCCTGGACGGCGCTTTCCGGTCACGACGTGCGCCGCTTCGCGGCCGAGCTGCATCGCCAGGGCCTGGGCGGGCGCAGCCTCAAGCGCCAGCTCTCGGCGATACGCCGCTATTACCACTACCTGATGCGCGAGGGCCTGGCCGCCGCCAATCCCGCGCTCGACATCCCCGCCCCGAAGTCGCCGCGCCGCCTGCCCAAGGCCCTGGACGTGGACGAAATGAGCCAGCTGCTCAGGCCGGCGGGCACCGATCCGCTGGCCCTGCGCGACGCCGCCATGCTGGAACTCATGTATTCCTCCGGCCTGCGCCTGGCCGAGCTGGTGGGGCTGAACCTGGACGACGTCGACCGTGACGACGCCCTGCTGCGCGTGACCGGCAAGGGCAGCAAACAGCGCGACCTGCCGGTGGGCCGCCAGGCCCTGCGCGCCCTGGCCGACTGGCTGCGCGCCCGCCCGGGGCTGGCGACCCCGGAGGAACCGGCCCTGTTCGTCAGCCAGCGGGGGCGCCGCCTCTCGCCCCGCGCGGTGCAGAAGCGCTTTCGCGAGCGCGGCATCACGGCCGGTCTCGCCCGCGGCGTGCACCCGCACATGCTGCGCCACTCCTTCGCCAGCCACCTGCTGGAATCCTCCGGCGACCTGCGCGCCGTGCAGGAGCTGCTCGGCCACGCCGACATCAGCACCACCCAGATCTACACCCACCTCGACTTCCAGCACCTGGCGAAGGTCTACGACGCGGCCCACCCGCGGGCCCGCAAGCGGCGCGGCAGCGAATAA
- the hslV gene encoding ATP-dependent protease subunit HslV — protein sequence MEQYRGTTILSVRRNGKVVIGGDGQVSLGNTIMKGNARKVRRLYDNRVIAGFAGGTADAFTLFERFEAKLQEHGGNLTRAAVELAKDWRTDRMLRRLEALLAVADDTASLIISGNGDVIEPEESLIAIGSGGPYAQSAARALLENTELSAREIVEKGLNIAADICIYTNHHLTIEEL from the coding sequence GTGGAACAATACCGTGGCACCACCATCCTGTCCGTGCGCCGCAACGGCAAGGTCGTGATCGGCGGCGACGGCCAGGTCTCGCTGGGTAACACCATCATGAAGGGCAACGCGCGCAAGGTGCGCCGCCTGTACGACAACCGCGTGATCGCGGGCTTCGCCGGCGGCACCGCCGATGCCTTCACCCTGTTCGAGCGCTTCGAGGCCAAGCTGCAGGAACACGGCGGCAACCTCACCCGCGCCGCCGTGGAGCTGGCCAAGGACTGGCGCACCGACCGCATGCTGCGCCGCCTGGAGGCACTGCTGGCCGTGGCCGACGACACCGCCTCGCTCATCATCTCCGGCAACGGCGACGTGATCGAGCCGGAGGAGAGCCTCATCGCCATCGGCTCCGGCGGCCCCTACGCCCAGTCCGCCGCCCGCGCGCTGCTGGAGAACACCGAGCTCTCCGCCCGCGAGATCGTGGAGAAGGGCCTGAACATCGCCGCCGACATCTGCATCTACACGAATCACCACCTGACCATTGAAGAACTCTAG
- the hslU gene encoding ATP-dependent protease ATPase subunit HslU: protein MTEMTPREIVQELDKHIVGQQDAKRAVAIALRNRWRRQQLPEALRQEVTPKNILMIGPTGVGKTEIARRLARLANAPFIKVEATKFTEVGYVGREVDSIIRDLVDVAIKQMREQEAGRLRHRAEDAAEERILDALLPQPRSPGFLSEPAPADDSGTRQKFRKKLREGELDDREIEIEVSAAPAGVEIMTPPGMEEMASQLQGLFQNLGGARRQTRKMKIRDAMKVLTDEEAYKMINEEELKARALSMVEQNGIVFIDEIDKVAKRGETGGADVSREGVQRDLLPLIEGCTINTKYGMVRTDHILFIASGAFHLSKPSDMIPELQGRLPIRVELDALSAEDFVRILTEPSASLTEQYRELLRTEGVEVGFTDDGVKRIAEVAFEVNARTENIGARRLHTVMERLLETVSFEAPDGATSVTVDAAYVDRYLGELVQDEDLSRYIL, encoded by the coding sequence ATGACCGAGATGACCCCGCGCGAGATCGTCCAGGAACTGGACAAGCACATCGTCGGCCAGCAGGACGCCAAGCGCGCCGTCGCCATCGCCCTGCGCAACCGCTGGCGCCGGCAGCAGCTGCCCGAGGCGCTGCGCCAGGAAGTCACGCCCAAGAACATCCTCATGATCGGCCCCACCGGGGTGGGCAAGACCGAGATCGCCCGCCGCCTGGCACGCCTGGCCAACGCCCCCTTCATCAAGGTGGAGGCGACCAAGTTCACGGAAGTGGGCTACGTCGGCCGCGAGGTCGACTCCATCATCCGCGACCTGGTGGACGTGGCCATCAAGCAGATGCGCGAGCAGGAGGCCGGTCGCCTGCGCCACCGTGCCGAGGACGCCGCCGAGGAACGCATCCTCGACGCCCTGCTGCCGCAGCCGCGCAGCCCCGGCTTCCTCAGCGAGCCGGCGCCGGCCGATGACTCGGGCACGCGCCAGAAATTCCGCAAGAAGCTGCGCGAGGGCGAACTCGACGACCGCGAGATCGAGATCGAGGTGAGCGCCGCGCCGGCGGGCGTGGAGATCATGACCCCGCCCGGCATGGAGGAGATGGCCAGCCAGCTGCAGGGCCTGTTCCAGAACCTGGGCGGCGCGCGCCGGCAGACGCGCAAGATGAAGATCAGGGACGCCATGAAGGTCCTCACGGACGAGGAGGCGTACAAGATGATCAACGAGGAGGAGCTCAAGGCGCGTGCGCTGTCCATGGTCGAGCAGAACGGCATCGTCTTCATCGACGAGATCGACAAGGTGGCCAAGCGCGGCGAGACCGGCGGGGCGGACGTCTCGCGCGAGGGCGTGCAGCGCGACCTGCTGCCGCTGATCGAGGGCTGCACCATCAACACCAAGTACGGCATGGTGCGCACCGACCACATCCTGTTCATCGCCTCCGGTGCCTTCCACCTGTCCAAGCCCTCGGACATGATCCCCGAACTGCAGGGCCGCCTGCCCATCCGCGTGGAGCTCGACGCGCTCTCCGCCGAGGACTTCGTGCGCATCCTCACCGAGCCCAGCGCGAGCCTCACCGAGCAGTACCGCGAGCTGCTGCGCACCGAGGGCGTGGAGGTGGGCTTCACCGACGACGGCGTAAAGCGCATCGCCGAGGTGGCCTTCGAGGTCAACGCCCGCACCGAGAACATCGGCGCGCGCCGCCTGCACACCGTGATGGAGCGGCTGCTCGAAACCGTCTCCTTCGAGGCGCCGGACGGGGCGACGTCGGTGACCGTGGATGCGGCCTACGTGGACCGCTACCTCGGCGAGCTGGTGCAGGACGAGGACCTGAGCCGCTACATACTCTAG
- a CDS encoding class I SAM-dependent methyltransferase — translation MSDRKTHWEDVYRGKAAHELAWFQPRAGTSLDLIAAAGIPNAAVIDMGAGASRLVDDLVAAGFVDVTVVDIAEAALDQARARLGTLAQRVAWIAADATEVELPRQYDIWHDRAVFHFLTTDADRAAYLDRLGRFLKVGGQAIIAAFAPDGPEQCSGLPVQQYDEQTLAATLGPDYTLIESRHEMHATPAGNEQAFVYCRFEKRA, via the coding sequence ATGAGCGACCGCAAGACGCACTGGGAAGACGTATACCGCGGCAAGGCCGCCCACGAGCTGGCCTGGTTCCAGCCGCGGGCCGGCACCTCGCTGGACCTGATCGCCGCCGCCGGCATCCCCAATGCCGCCGTCATCGACATGGGCGCCGGCGCCTCCCGCCTGGTGGACGACCTGGTGGCGGCGGGCTTCGTCGACGTCACGGTGGTCGACATCGCCGAGGCCGCCCTGGACCAGGCCCGCGCGCGGCTGGGCACGCTCGCCCAGCGCGTCGCCTGGATCGCGGCCGACGCCACCGAGGTCGAGCTGCCCCGACAGTACGACATCTGGCACGACCGCGCCGTGTTCCACTTCCTGACGACGGATGCCGACCGCGCGGCCTACCTCGATCGCCTGGGCCGTTTCCTCAAGGTCGGCGGTCAGGCCATCATCGCCGCCTTCGCGCCCGACGGGCCGGAGCAGTGCAGCGGCCTGCCCGTGCAGCAGTACGACGAACAGACCCTGGCCGCCACCCTCGGCCCGGACTACACATTGATCGAAAGCCGGCACGAAATGCACGCGACGCCTGCCGGCAACGAGCAGGCTTTCGTATACTGCCGGTTCGAGAAACGCGCCTGA
- a CDS encoding DUF971 domain-containing protein — protein MTRPTEIHLHQKSRILELAYEDGTRFKLPCEYLRVYSPSAEVRGHGPGQDVLQIGKEAVNINAIEPIGNYAVKFVFSDGHDTGIYDWNYLYDLGLNHKAYWQQYLERLEEAGYQRKTDN, from the coding sequence ATGACACGCCCGACCGAGATCCACCTGCACCAGAAGTCCCGCATCCTGGAACTCGCCTACGAGGACGGCACGCGCTTCAAGCTGCCCTGCGAGTACCTGCGCGTCTACTCCCCGTCGGCGGAGGTGCGCGGCCACGGCCCCGGACAGGACGTACTGCAGATCGGCAAGGAGGCAGTGAACATCAACGCCATCGAGCCCATCGGCAACTACGCCGTCAAGTTCGTGTTCTCCGACGGCCACGACACCGGCATCTACGACTGGAACTACCTCTACGACCTGGGCCTCAACCACAAGGCCTACTGGCAGCAGTACCTCGAACGGCTGGAAGAGGCCGGCTACCAGCGCAAGACCGACAACTGA
- the ubiE gene encoding bifunctional demethylmenaquinone methyltransferase/2-methoxy-6-polyprenyl-1,4-benzoquinol methylase UbiE, producing the protein MSEKKTTHFGYQEVPIEEKARKVAGVFHSVADKYDVMNDLMSMGIHRLWKRFTIEQAAVKKGQRVLDLAGGTGDLALRFSRLVGPDGQVVLSDINASMLARGRERLTDEGVAGNIEYVQANAEALPFPDNHFDLITIAFGLRNVTDKDAALRSMYRVLKPGGRLLVLEFSRPVAPGLSPVYDLYSFRLLPFMGKLVANDAESYRYLAESIRMHPDQETLKAMMQEAGFERCEYFNLTGGIVALHSGYKL; encoded by the coding sequence ATGAGCGAGAAGAAGACGACCCACTTCGGATATCAGGAAGTGCCGATCGAGGAAAAGGCGCGCAAGGTCGCGGGCGTCTTCCATTCCGTCGCCGACAAGTACGACGTGATGAACGACCTCATGTCCATGGGCATCCACCGCCTGTGGAAACGCTTCACCATCGAGCAGGCGGCCGTGAAGAAGGGCCAGCGCGTGCTGGACCTGGCCGGCGGCACCGGCGACCTGGCCCTGCGCTTCTCCCGCCTGGTGGGCCCGGACGGGCAGGTGGTGCTCTCCGACATCAACGCCTCCATGCTCGCGCGCGGCCGTGAGCGCCTCACCGACGAGGGCGTGGCCGGCAACATCGAGTACGTGCAGGCCAATGCCGAGGCCCTGCCCTTCCCGGACAATCACTTCGACCTCATCACCATCGCCTTCGGCCTGCGCAACGTCACGGACAAGGACGCCGCGCTGCGCTCCATGTACCGCGTGCTCAAGCCCGGCGGTCGCCTGCTGGTGCTGGAGTTCTCCAGGCCCGTGGCCCCCGGCCTCTCGCCGGTGTACGACCTCTATTCCTTCCGGCTGCTGCCCTTCATGGGCAAGCTGGTGGCCAACGACGCCGAGAGCTACCGCTACCTCGCCGAGTCCATCCGCATGCACCCGGACCAGGAGACGCTCAAGGCCATGATGCAGGAAGCCGGCTTCGAGCGCTGCGAGTACTTCAACCTCACCGGCGGCATCGTCGCCCTGCACTCGGGCTACAAGCTCTAG
- a CDS encoding SCP2 sterol-binding domain-containing protein — MDAPVLLTAAIENALNGYFALDDRARARLAELEGKVVALEITGLDLTLYFVPGAAGLQVLGRYGDRPDTVIRGTPMALARLSLADDPNRVVLSGDVSIDGNTHAGRVFREALASVELDWEELLSKAVGDITAHQIGNALRGLGGWARRSAGSLRMDVTEYLQEESRDLPTRYEIEDFVNGVDDLRDGVERLAARVARATRRLGDPDQQ; from the coding sequence ATGGACGCCCCCGTCCTCCTCACCGCCGCGATCGAGAACGCCCTGAACGGCTACTTCGCGCTCGACGACCGGGCCCGTGCGCGGCTCGCCGAGCTCGAGGGCAAGGTCGTCGCACTGGAGATCACCGGGCTGGACCTGACGCTCTACTTCGTGCCGGGCGCGGCCGGCCTGCAGGTGCTGGGACGCTACGGCGACCGGCCCGACACGGTGATACGCGGCACGCCCATGGCGCTGGCGCGCCTCTCGCTAGCAGACGACCCCAACCGCGTGGTGCTGTCGGGCGACGTGAGCATCGACGGCAACACCCACGCCGGGCGCGTGTTCCGCGAGGCGCTGGCATCCGTCGAACTCGACTGGGAGGAGCTGCTGTCGAAGGCCGTGGGCGACATCACCGCGCACCAGATCGGCAATGCCCTGCGCGGGCTGGGCGGCTGGGCCAGGCGCTCGGCCGGTTCGCTGCGCATGGACGTGACCGAATACCTGCAGGAGGAATCCCGCGACCTGCCCACGCGCTACGAGATCGAGGACTTCGTCAACGGCGTGGACGACCTGCGCGACGGGGTCGAACGCCTGGCCGCCCGCGTGGCGCGCGCCACCCGCCGCCTCGGCGACCCGGACCAACAGTAA
- the ubiB gene encoding ubiquinone biosynthesis regulatory protein kinase UbiB, with translation MIRPAQLLRLFYINFVLVRHGLDEVVFAIHLFRPVRWLLFLLPWNWFRRRRAPRGERIRRALEDLGPVFVKFGQMLSTRRDLLPDDIAVELTRLQDAVPPFPIEDVRARIEAAYGRPASEVFAHFDETPLASASIAQVHAATLKDGTDVVVKVVRPNIKTVIRRDVELLYIGAELAERYWPEGRRLRPVEVVREYEKTIFDELDLVREAANASQLRRNFEGSPMLYIPEVYWEYSTPRVMVMERIHGTPISDIDSLVARGVNLKKLAERGVEIFFTQVFRHNFFHADMHPGNIFVARDDSDNPRYLAVDFGIVGTLAPEDKRYLAENFHAFFNRDYRRVAELHVESGWVPADTRVDEFESAIRTVCEPIFQRPLKDISFGHLLLRLFQTARRFHMEVQPQLVLLQKTLLNIEGLGRQLYPDLDLWKTAKPFLERWMDEQVGVRALIGGVKKHLPKFLEQLPSMPDQVHELITRTNNGELQLRWQSEQLEQLRGEITRANRRSIAVIAGAALALGGFLTLGLPDMPTLGGAPVFSWALGAAGILAMLIAALDAQRGVRTVPRKR, from the coding sequence ATGATCCGACCGGCACAGCTCCTGCGACTGTTCTACATCAACTTCGTGCTGGTCCGTCACGGCCTCGACGAGGTGGTGTTCGCCATCCACCTGTTCCGGCCGGTGCGCTGGCTGCTGTTCCTGCTGCCGTGGAACTGGTTCCGCCGCAGGCGCGCCCCGCGCGGCGAGCGCATCCGTCGCGCGCTGGAAGACCTGGGCCCCGTGTTCGTGAAGTTCGGGCAGATGCTCTCCACCCGCCGCGACCTGCTGCCGGACGACATCGCCGTAGAGCTCACCCGCCTGCAAGACGCCGTGCCGCCCTTCCCCATCGAGGACGTGCGGGCGCGCATCGAGGCCGCCTACGGCCGCCCGGCCAGCGAGGTCTTCGCCCATTTCGACGAGACACCGCTGGCCTCCGCCTCCATCGCCCAGGTGCATGCCGCCACGCTCAAGGACGGCACCGACGTGGTGGTGAAGGTGGTGCGGCCGAACATCAAGACGGTGATCCGCCGCGACGTGGAGCTGCTGTACATCGGCGCCGAACTGGCCGAGCGCTACTGGCCCGAGGGCCGGCGCCTGCGCCCGGTGGAGGTGGTGCGGGAATACGAGAAGACCATCTTCGACGAGCTCGACCTGGTGCGCGAGGCCGCCAACGCCTCGCAGCTGCGCCGCAACTTCGAGGGCTCGCCCATGCTGTACATCCCCGAGGTGTACTGGGAGTACAGCACGCCGCGGGTGATGGTGATGGAGCGCATCCACGGCACGCCCATCAGCGACATCGACAGCCTGGTGGCGCGCGGCGTGAACCTGAAGAAGCTGGCCGAACGCGGCGTGGAGATATTCTTCACGCAGGTGTTCCGCCACAACTTCTTCCACGCCGACATGCACCCGGGCAACATCTTCGTCGCCCGGGACGACAGCGACAACCCGCGCTACCTGGCGGTGGACTTCGGCATCGTCGGCACGCTGGCGCCGGAGGACAAGCGCTATCTCGCCGAGAACTTCCACGCCTTCTTCAACCGCGACTACCGTCGCGTGGCCGAGCTGCACGTCGAGTCCGGCTGGGTGCCGGCCGACACGCGCGTGGATGAATTCGAGAGCGCCATCCGCACCGTCTGCGAACCCATCTTCCAGCGCCCGCTGAAGGACATCTCCTTCGGCCACCTGCTGCTGCGCCTGTTCCAGACCGCGCGCCGTTTCCACATGGAGGTGCAGCCGCAGCTGGTGCTCCTGCAGAAGACCCTGCTCAACATCGAGGGCCTCGGCCGCCAGCTCTACCCCGATCTCGACCTGTGGAAGACCGCCAAGCCCTTCCTCGAGCGCTGGATGGACGAACAGGTCGGCGTGCGTGCGCTCATCGGCGGCGTGAAGAAACACCTGCCGAAGTTCCTCGAACAGCTGCCCTCCATGCCGGACCAGGTGCACGAACTCATCACCCGCACCAACAACGGCGAACTGCAGCTGCGCTGGCAGAGCGAGCAGCTCGAACAGCTGCGCGGGGAGATCACCCGCGCCAACCGACGCAGCATCGCCGTCATCGCCGGCGCCGCCCTGGCGCTCGGCGGCTTCCTCACCCTGGGCCTGCCCGACATGCCCACGCTGGGCGGCGCCCCGGTGTTCTCCTGGGCGCTGGGTGCGGCCGGTATCCTCGCCATGCTCATCGCCGCCCTCGATGCGCAACGCGGCGTCAGGACAGTACCCCGTAAACGATGA
- a CDS encoding class I SAM-dependent methyltransferase — protein sequence MQRIPEPELMLDPEQAVAYAQADFEAPHNQFIALFRERFPEPVTGDVLDLGCGPGDIAVRFARAFPGTFVDGVDGAAAMLEAGRELVAASGVAHRLNLVQACLPQDPAPKQAYPTIISNSLLHHLHVPGVMWEAVKRHAAPGARLFVMDLMRPASEDEAVRLVGLYAQDEPEVLRRDFYCSLCAAFTPAEVQGQLAGAGLAGLTVEAVSDRHLIVYGVLS from the coding sequence ATGCAACGCATCCCCGAACCCGAGCTCATGCTCGACCCCGAACAGGCCGTCGCCTATGCGCAGGCCGATTTCGAGGCGCCGCACAACCAGTTCATCGCGCTGTTTCGCGAACGCTTCCCGGAACCGGTGACGGGCGACGTGCTGGACCTCGGCTGCGGGCCGGGCGATATCGCCGTGCGTTTCGCCCGGGCCTTCCCCGGGACCTTCGTCGACGGCGTGGACGGGGCGGCGGCCATGCTGGAGGCCGGGCGCGAACTGGTGGCGGCCTCGGGCGTGGCGCACCGGCTGAACCTGGTGCAGGCCTGCCTGCCGCAGGACCCGGCACCGAAGCAGGCCTACCCCACCATCATCTCCAACAGCCTGCTGCATCACCTGCACGTGCCGGGGGTGATGTGGGAGGCGGTGAAGCGGCATGCCGCGCCCGGGGCACGCCTCTTCGTGATGGACCTGATGCGGCCGGCCAGCGAGGACGAGGCGGTGCGGCTGGTGGGGTTGTATGCGCAGGACGAACCCGAGGTGTTGCGGCGCGACTTCTACTGCTCGTTGTGCGCGGCCTTCACGCCGGCGGAGGTGCAGGGGCAGCTGGCCGGGGCCGGGCTGGCCGGGCTCACGGTCGAGGCCGTGAGCGACCGGCATCTCATCGTTTACGGGGTACTGTCCTGA